One segment of Macaca fascicularis isolate 582-1 chromosome 2, T2T-MFA8v1.1 DNA contains the following:
- the IQCF6 gene encoding IQ domain-containing protein F6 produces the protein MDTQNVSKALAGGTCLMGNEQCLKLEKTAIKIQSWWRGNMVRRTLLHAALRAWVIQCWWRSMQAKMLEQRRRLALRLYTCQEWAVVKVQAQVRMWQARRRFLQARQAACIIQSHWRWHASQTRGLIRGHYEVRASRLELDIEILMT, from the exons ATGGACACGCAAAATGTGAGTAAGGCCCTTGCAGGAGGGACTTGCCTGATGGGTAATGAACAGTGTCTAAAG TTAGAGAAGACAGCCATAAAGATTCAGTCATGGTGGCGTGGCAACATGGTGCGCCGGACGTTACTGCATGCAGCACTCAGAGCCTGGGTCATCCAGTGCTGGTGGAGGTCGATGCAGGCCAAGATGTTGGAGCAAAGACGGCGCCTGGCACTAAGACTCTATACCTGCCAGGAGTGGGCAGTGGTGAAGGTGCAGGCACAGGTTCGAATGTGGCAGGCCCGCAGGCGGTTCCTCCAGGCACGCCAAGCAGCCTGCATCATCCAGTCTCACTGGCGCTGGCATGCCAGCCAAACCCGAGGCCTGATCCGGGGCCACTATGAGGTCAGAGCCAGCCGGCTGGAGCTTGACATCGAAATCCTCATGACCTAG